The following coding sequences lie in one Thermosulfuriphilus ammonigenes genomic window:
- a CDS encoding metallophosphoesterase family protein codes for MIRVLHTSDWHLGKTFEGTDFSLLEEQEAALQELVELVQAEDFHLVVVAGDIFDHYLPPATAQRLFYDTLAELSEGGKRPVVVIAGNHDSPDLLTSARGFTLNQGVVMAGRPGELEAWEHQTRNFRLVVRGPQLKIDFPQGALTLFLLPYPSEVRLSGEGSLTNRLRSLAAYLPLGEVDVLLGHIFLERGELAGSERQILGDLAVLPRELLPPARIMALGHLHGYQRFRDACYSGSIFPFSRQEARRRSKKFFSLIELPDEGEPRLEAIPITRPKSVAVVTAETPDEALLLAEDRPKELVFLEISRPPSGPETIERLKKAFSGRLLGLRFAPPQPSEAQLGPSDTRGLTDRDLFVEFYRRLYQKDPPEPLLSLFLRLMSQVGEIA; via the coding sequence GTGATCCGGGTCCTTCATACCTCAGACTGGCATCTTGGCAAGACCTTCGAAGGAACAGATTTTTCCCTCCTTGAAGAACAGGAAGCAGCCCTTCAGGAACTGGTTGAGCTTGTCCAGGCCGAGGACTTCCATTTGGTGGTAGTGGCCGGAGATATCTTTGACCACTATCTGCCCCCGGCGACGGCCCAGCGCCTCTTCTATGACACCTTGGCGGAGCTTTCCGAGGGAGGGAAGCGGCCAGTGGTGGTTATCGCCGGCAATCATGACTCTCCGGATCTTCTCACCTCGGCCCGGGGCTTTACCCTGAACCAAGGGGTAGTTATGGCCGGCCGGCCGGGGGAGCTAGAGGCCTGGGAGCACCAGACCAGAAACTTCAGGCTCGTGGTGCGAGGCCCTCAATTAAAGATTGATTTCCCTCAGGGCGCGCTGACCCTCTTTCTCCTGCCCTACCCTTCGGAGGTAAGGCTTTCGGGGGAGGGTAGCCTGACCAATCGGCTCCGGTCCCTGGCCGCCTACCTGCCCCTGGGGGAGGTGGATGTTCTCCTGGGGCATATCTTTCTTGAGCGAGGGGAGCTGGCCGGCTCGGAACGGCAGATCCTGGGTGATCTGGCAGTCCTTCCCCGGGAGTTGCTCCCTCCGGCCAGGATTATGGCCTTGGGGCACCTTCATGGCTACCAGCGTTTCCGAGACGCCTGCTATAGTGGTTCTATCTTTCCTTTTTCCCGCCAGGAGGCCCGCCGACGTTCAAAAAAGTTTTTCTCTCTCATTGAATTGCCAGATGAGGGAGAGCCGCGGCTTGAGGCCATTCCCATTACCCGGCCGAAGTCAGTGGCCGTGGTGACGGCAGAGACTCCGGATGAGGCCTTACTTCTGGCTGAAGACAGGCCCAAGGAGCTGGTTTTCCTGGAGATTTCTCGACCCCCCAGTGGTCCGGAGACTATCGAAAGACTCAAAAAGGCCTTCTCCGGTCGGCTCTTAGGGCTTCGTTTTGCCCCGCCTCAGCCATCTGAGGCTCAACTGGGCCCTTCGGATACCAGAGGCCTTACCGATCGGGATCTTTTTGTGGAGTTTTATCGCCGTCTTTATCAAAAAGACCCTCCGGAACCTCTTCTTTCGCTCTTTCTCAGACTGATGTCCCAGGTCGGGGAGATAGCTTAG
- a CDS encoding PEP/pyruvate-binding domain-containing protein gives MKDSLWQKVKDWLFSKEEKSPPEEGQLARLFLGGGSPGLKRRNIALMDFLETRLLSLQVLEEIRFRLSRGTKPGWLKSRFEDLIFELKNNVRILNDLTENRYAWLFAHIEEIQKQISTIEEERGRILPLSSLDLTAAEVIGRPLAELAEARALGLPVPRGVVIIPETGPMGLNHQELEEILSNQDHGLWQERLGRLFGPELASVPEILEANKAIFLAFGHQEQGLLGLAATENPGQDSLQRTCGLALLAALEKRAYLGLPRAFFLPCLVVAKTKVIASGVFYSLDPRFPGENLALAVAFWGVGGIIEAGGGADVFLIDRHQKKIISGMSGSRKKGLFLVSEGLPEEKSLSPELQRLSPLEDRHLLRLWEYGQLLEAHFEGPREIRWLLEEGGRLRLVGIFPLKVSPPRLLESEAVLEAEVRPIGPGSLAGTFNQRSETESPLEIKPEALGLPPDLIEDQTLISLDTERGRLYRGWKRSLLKTKNPPLPDKWRFLFEIHIPLILGAEDPLVAVEAEEIIGPADILHLGLEAVFWESFHSPEALSLTHLLRDPRVPLSFYFLNLGRGLSSLAAFRREITISDILCRPFLDLWRGMTHEGVSWSGPVEFHLGGFLSVLSRSFVHRDVTQEGGRGFGILLPDYLFLRCRMAYHLLAVEVRKTEFPSHNYLFFRFGGGGAGAEGRIQRSLLLVDILRELDFRVETKADAVFAAFIEGREEEIAERLDQLGRLMGFTRQLDMPLQDEATRKRYVKAFFEGHYSLLEEPPDSPK, from the coding sequence ATGAAAGACTCTCTCTGGCAGAAGGTAAAAGACTGGCTTTTTAGCAAAGAAGAAAAGAGTCCTCCAGAGGAAGGGCAACTGGCCCGTCTCTTTCTTGGAGGCGGATCTCCGGGGCTCAAACGAAGAAATATAGCCCTTATGGACTTTTTGGAGACCAGGCTGCTTTCCCTTCAGGTATTAGAAGAGATTCGCTTTCGTCTCAGCCGAGGGACAAAGCCGGGGTGGCTAAAGTCCCGTTTTGAAGACCTTATCTTTGAGCTTAAAAACAATGTCCGTATCCTCAACGATCTTACAGAAAATCGATATGCCTGGCTTTTTGCCCACATTGAGGAGATTCAGAAGCAAATCAGCACTATAGAAGAGGAGCGGGGGAGAATCCTTCCCTTAAGCAGTCTTGACCTTACAGCTGCCGAAGTCATTGGTCGACCTCTGGCCGAGTTAGCTGAGGCCAGAGCCCTCGGTCTTCCTGTCCCTCGGGGAGTAGTGATCATCCCTGAAACGGGCCCCATGGGGCTTAATCATCAAGAATTAGAAGAGATCCTCTCTAACCAGGACCACGGCCTCTGGCAGGAAAGGCTTGGCCGACTTTTCGGCCCAGAGCTTGCTTCAGTCCCAGAGATACTAGAGGCCAACAAAGCCATATTTCTGGCCTTTGGTCACCAGGAACAGGGGCTCTTGGGCCTGGCCGCTACCGAGAACCCGGGGCAAGATAGCCTTCAGAGGACCTGTGGCCTGGCCCTTTTGGCGGCCCTTGAGAAAAGGGCCTACCTCGGTCTTCCCAGGGCCTTCTTTCTCCCCTGTCTGGTCGTCGCCAAGACAAAGGTCATTGCCTCGGGGGTTTTTTACTCCCTGGACCCCCGCTTTCCGGGTGAAAATTTGGCCCTGGCTGTGGCCTTCTGGGGAGTTGGAGGGATCATTGAAGCCGGTGGTGGGGCTGATGTCTTCCTTATTGATCGCCACCAGAAAAAAATCATCTCTGGAATGAGTGGGTCAAGGAAAAAAGGCCTCTTTTTAGTATCAGAAGGCCTTCCGGAAGAAAAAAGTCTTTCCCCGGAGCTCCAGAGACTATCACCTCTTGAAGACAGACACCTGCTCCGGCTCTGGGAATATGGCCAGCTCCTTGAGGCCCATTTCGAAGGCCCCCGGGAAATTCGCTGGCTTCTGGAAGAAGGAGGTCGTCTCAGGCTGGTGGGTATCTTTCCCCTTAAGGTCTCTCCACCGAGGCTTCTGGAATCCGAAGCCGTCTTAGAGGCCGAAGTCAGACCCATAGGGCCGGGATCTCTGGCTGGAACCTTCAATCAACGGTCGGAGACCGAATCCCCGCTGGAGATCAAGCCGGAGGCCCTTGGTCTGCCCCCAGATCTGATAGAAGATCAGACTCTGATCAGCCTAGACACCGAAAGAGGACGGCTTTATCGGGGCTGGAAACGCTCTTTGCTCAAGACCAAAAACCCTCCCCTTCCGGATAAATGGCGGTTCCTGTTTGAAATTCACATTCCTTTAATCCTGGGAGCCGAAGATCCTTTGGTAGCCGTTGAAGCCGAGGAGATCATTGGTCCGGCAGACATCCTTCACCTGGGTTTGGAAGCCGTCTTCTGGGAAAGCTTCCATAGCCCTGAGGCCCTTAGTCTTACCCATCTCCTTCGAGATCCCCGGGTACCTCTTTCCTTTTATTTCCTTAACCTGGGACGGGGCCTTTCTTCTTTAGCCGCCTTTCGACGAGAGATAACCATCTCTGATATTCTCTGCCGGCCCTTTCTGGACCTCTGGCGGGGGATGACCCATGAGGGAGTCAGCTGGTCAGGACCAGTAGAATTTCACCTGGGGGGCTTTCTCTCGGTGCTCTCTCGCTCCTTTGTCCATCGTGATGTTACCCAGGAGGGCGGACGGGGGTTTGGTATCCTCCTGCCTGATTATCTCTTTCTTCGCTGTCGGATGGCCTATCATCTTCTGGCGGTAGAGGTCCGAAAGACCGAATTCCCGAGCCACAACTATCTCTTTTTCCGATTCGGCGGAGGAGGAGCCGGAGCTGAAGGACGGATCCAGCGTTCTCTGCTCCTGGTGGATATTCTTCGAGAGCTGGACTTCCGGGTGGAAACCAAGGCCGACGCTGTCTTTGCTGCCTTTATCGAGGGGAGGGAGGAGGAGATTGCCGAGCGGCTGGATCAACTCGGACGTCTTATGGGATTCACCCGTCAACTTGATATGCCCCTTCAGGATGAGGCCACCAGGAAACGATACGTAAAAGCCTTCTTTGAGGGCCACTACTCCCTTCTGGAAGAGCCACCAGATAGCCCCAAATAG